The Arabidopsis thaliana chromosome 5, partial sequence genomic interval TATTTCAAGGTAAACAGTACTTGTTATTCAGACTTTAGTATATGTAAAACAGTATTTTCATaggaacaaatatataaactagtAAGTCATAGTAGTTACCTAATTGGTACTTTTAGACCTCAAAAGTCTCTCAAACCATAAATTAATATAGTACAttccaaattataaacatattatgaaaaagtttaattaaaaataaatatttaatttaggtTTGCAAAAAAAGGTTCAACCTCCACCCAATTTCATGAGTTTGGACagcaaattattttaaatgaaacaataaattcatatatctGTCTTCTACTATAAATtaccctctctctctcttatcatcatcatcaatttatATAACCCTCtcaaaacacacatttttaAGATTCAAATAAAATCCCTTCTTCAACATTCACCACCACAACATCATGGGCATTGCACGGTGGCTCAACCGCACCGTGGGCTTCTTTGTCTTCGCTCTCCTCGACATTGCTGATTTCTTGCTTTGTTACACTTACAAGACTTTGGATTACTTCTTGGAATCCGAGAGGAAACCTTGCTACTGCTCTTCTCCACCAGAGGCTAAAGCCAAGACCGAGAAGATCATAGTGTCGGAACGAGGCGGGTACTCAAAGGTTGTGTCTCTAACAAGAAGTAAGATCCATTTCGATGAGATCTCGGACACGCTTTACTCACGTGGCCCTTCACTTCTAACGAGGCTCTCTAAGCTCGTGAGGTCCGtgaaatgttttaattataaGGGTTTGATCATGAGAGGCAATGTGGTGGAATCTTGTGATCATCATGAGTCTAAGAAAAAGATTAGCAAAGGTAAAAAGAGATTAATGACTTTGAATTCTACCGTGATTGAGAAATCTTCGACAGCTCCAAGATGGTCGGATTGCCATTGCAGTTTCTGCACTTCTTGGCTTACTTCTACCAACAGAGATTCTCTGTTTGTTAAAGTTCAACAACCCAAAGGTAATTAATTTATCCACTTCCTACAtttatttgtatgtatattatatatatacacacaaacaaatataaatgaaataaatgatTCAAAGGTTATTTGTTGTAAAATGCTAACATTagcttaaaaaaaatcagcaattacaaaaataaattttcttacaagaattataacatttttactagtctatatcaaattatatgattCAAAGGGTTCTACATTATTTGTTGTTACGTAAAAAGTACTAGAATTTAATATACTCATTACTATATTTTACTTGTCGCTATCCGATATCGGATACACAacagttttcttattttaggTAATATATTAAGgtaacatataaaataaatgaaatatatgtaaaatatgtgCAGATAACAAGAAGGCCCGAGACAACGTTGTGTTTATACATGGTTTTGTATCATCATCCGCGTTTTGGACGGAGACTCTCTTCCCAAACTTTTCTGATTCAGCCAAATCGAACTATAGGTTCATCGCAGTCGATCTTTTGGGCTATGGAAGAAGTCCTAAGCCAAATGACTCATTATATACTTTAAGAGAACATTTGGAGATGATTGAGAAATCGGTGATCTCTAAGTTCAAGCTCAAAACGTTCCACATAGTAGCTCATTCCCTAGGCTGCATTTTGGCTCTTGCACTCGCAGTAAAACATCCGGGAGCTATCAAATCCCTTACTCTTTTGGCTCCTGTAAGTCAATTATACATACCCTCTACGAATCGATACTCGAGGAATAATAAGCTTCCGACTTAATGCTAATTGACAATAAGTGGTTATAATATGGCAGCCATATTACAAGGTGCCAAAGGGAGTCCAACCAGCGCAATACGTGATGAGGGAAGTGGCTCGGAAGGAAGTTTGGCCACCGATGCAGTTTGGTGCATCGGTGCTTAGCTGGTATGAGCACCTAGGCCGCACCATTGGCCTTGTCCTTATCAAGAACCATCAATTGATTGAATTTGTCACCCGCCTCCTTACCCTAAACAggtacatatattttttttcatagcAAGGTTTTTTATATGTCATAAATGGAAACCTAAATAAACTTGCTCTTAATCACGTTTCAATTTATTTAgaatagattttattttcttttctggtGATAAACTCTAGAAGTTTCGGGTCTTTGGAAACTAGAATAAGCAACATCTAGAACAGAGAAGTTACGTCCACAATATTTGGATAACTAGAATAAGCAAAATCAACCCAAATATTACAGTGCATGCTGTTCGTCCGTTCGGAGAACAACGAAATGTGTAAAAGTCTATACGTTTAATGAACCAACCACTCGTCTTCTTCAATACCTTGAAGTTGACTCGGAATGGTTATATTTAATGAACctacaacttttttttctttatgtaaaTAATCTTTGATTGGTACACTATAGTGGTTCTTACATAAATTATGTGATACCATATTAGGAATTAATAGACGAGTTATGCAATCTAATAGCTTTATGTAGTAGAAAAAGTTGCCTTGAAACATAGAAAGCGACTTATAACGACCGTGTCTCCTCCATTATTTGGCCCCATTCAATTCCATTTTGTCGTTTCATATCTTAATAAGTATATGTATAActtttaactatttatacgccatataaattaatttattttctttctatgtaTGCAGGATGCGAACGTATTTGATAGAAGGATTCTTATGTCACACACATAATGGATCATTTCACACATTACACAACATCATCTTCGGGTCAGGAGCCAAGCTCGACTCGTATCTCGACCATGTCCGTGACCATGTGGACTGCGACGTCGCCATTTTCCACGGTGGCAAGGACGAGCTCATTCCTGTGGAGTGTAGTTACAGTGTGAAGAGCAAAGTGCCACGTGCCACTGTCCACGTCATCCCTGACAAAGACCACATCACCATTGTCGTCGGCCGACAAAAAGACTTTGCACGAGAGCTTGAGCTCATTTGGCAAAGAACCAAATCAACTTAAgtgaatatattttatagtgatgaaactctttttttcttttttctgtttctattaagtatatatttttcttattacaaAAGTTAGATAGATATCGTTTTCTATTCaatgaagattttgttttagtttcccaaagaaaaaaatgtcaagcctctaattttatttttctttttataaaagaaaattagagtATACgtgtattgatttttttttttttttttttttttcacatacGTGTATTGCTCTTGAGAGCCACTTCCGGTTATACAAAGAGTTTATGTGATTGTAATCGAATACTTTAATGTTTGTCGGTGTTAGAAAAAAATCGGTGATTAATggtctttatttgttttccagTCAGATTCATCATTCAAGTAATGTTTGTTTAAACGGCTTTTGTGCATTTtggtatattttgtttaagagTTTCTAAGAAACTTAACGAACATATATAaccttttccaaaaataaaataggtataatttgcttatatatattcaactaatatcttgtttttattttccctcatcaaaaagaaaaaatttaagactctgtttttttttttttttgaaaagaatgtaGCAGCCTCTCTTAGACCACTGAAAATATTCGATCctttaaaccaaacaaaaaagatatatatgaagtGGTTGTGTGTTATCGAATAGTCTAATATTTGTCGATGTTAGACCAAATTCGGTGACTAATTAAGAGAATAACATGAATATTcgaagttgtttttttttcttaataagaTTTGAGTGCAACATGTGAAAGAGCGACTCATAATATTACAATGTTCGATAATTAACCAAGTGGTAAGATTTAGTTTCGGTCCTAGTAATCAGTTTTAAGAACCGTTTGTCAATAGATgtactttttatatttgtcATAATCATCTCATATCCATGGATTAGAAAATTAGttaatttagaaagaaaaaatattaaaatacaaattaaaagaagaaatacaaaagaaatgattttCGACAAGAGAGGGAATTAAATGAAATGGGCCGACCATAACCATATTCTATGATGGTGAAATAAGACGTGGGCTTAGTTTACTTCTCAAGTAGTCTCTATCAGTCTATAGTTCGACTATGACTCTGTGTGAGCCTATTGAATGCATTCACGAAGAAAAATACCTTCACGATTACAAGTAATACCATATGTACTGTCAGAATACACGttgatcaaaaataaaatttcaaaaactatatagtttatatataattattgataaaaataagtGTTGCGGTAAAGTTTTATTAGGTATGGTCGGTAATGAAATCCGTATGAAACTTTCCGATGGCTTAGCTTCCGTATCAACATCAAATACACGAAAGTGCCTAAGGAACCTATCAAGAATACATGTTTCGGTAGCGTGTCAGCTCAGTCGAAAAACCACTGACCACCCAAGCCAAGCTCTAACAATGGTATCCAAAACTCAACATATATTTTGTCAATTTGAGGATTGGGAGAAATTATTTAGGTCACGATACCTAGTCGTTGAAAGTCAACTTACTAGTTCGAATTctgaaacgaaaaaaatatatattttgatttgaacTTCATATGATTCGTGTAAATCACCACATGAGTGTCCTAAATAACTTTACCTCATATtcttgttataaaatttttatttactcttCAACAAACGATTCCTCGAAAGATAGCTGCACCAATCCTCGGAAGATACCGGAAACGCGTAACTGTTACATAACGATAGTGAAAATCTTGCAAAATAGCTTATCGATTCCAAAATGCCTCAACATGGTAGGACAAATTAACGTGAAGGGTGTTGTGGATTTTGGTGTCCTTGAAAATGTACATATATCTGTTTTGTATTTCTTGAAGATGCTTTATAATGAATAGCATGTACAAGTTTTGTGAATGTGTTTGAATATTTCTTTGTATTAAAAgatatttcatataaatttgtttcatatatgaTGGTGTTATGCCTAGTATAGGCGAAGTAACCAATGATTATAGTTACCATTAGTTATGATTGTTCGAGTGGCATTTTATATATAGCATTCCTATCTACTTAGATAAATGATAAACTACAATATTAAAGTGTTTGTGATGTCATTTGAAAtggattttgaaattaaaacttaGAAAAGTGATATCGGAGCATGGTTGGATCATGTGCTCATATAagtggaaaaaaaatcaaatgttgTTCGAGTCAAGATGGGTtacaaacatatcaaaatgcagattttttttttcttaggttCTATTGGATGTTGCCTAAAGATCATTGCGGGGTTGCCAACATAATTCTTAACACACCTACACTAACTTACTTTCTTTCAACTACCCCCTGCGCAACATCTTGGTATTTTTAGTATTAGCCAAATTAAGAATGGCAGTAGCTAGTGGTTCACCAAACTTatgtgttttgtctttgtttttgtcttctttagcCCGGACCacattcaattattttttttaccacaTTTATAAGCATCAATGTTCCTTCAATGGCTTCAAAGAACGTATCAAATACATTGGGAGTTTGAGACATATATCTGGAACAACATAGTACATCTGTATTTTTCCTCAAAAATATGGGGACTAGAAATTTTTGAAAGTAAACTAAGctatatatctataaattaaaagaaagacGATAGAGAGATGCTAGGTagataaatgttttgaaataaaacaataaagaaagtGTAGTTGGTTTAAAAACTTAAGCATATATCTTTTCAAGATCGAATGTTATTCCACATTATCCCATTGTATTCACTTGCATGAATAAACACTCGTCGCATCTTaaggcatatatatatacacataagaattaaattaattaatatgcaaaaaaaaagagagagacaattAAAGATAATATGAATGGTATATATAGTTTCacccaaaaaaacatgaatgatGTATAGtgacaaaaacataacaaatgtACTTGttacattaattatatataaccgGTGTTGGACAAATGTAAAAACATAACTGAAAGTGTGTTTTAAATAAGATAAATAGTACTACAAGTTAAACATGCaactatatttataaaagttaGAAAGATCAAAACGGTTTTTACAAAGTTATCTAGAACAATCATAtgaataagtttttttttttacttcatcttttttcttttcgctGTAAAGACACATTCGAAACTTTATAGAGTGAGTGAAATAGGATTGATTCTGTAGTTTCACCTTTGTGAATCATACGTTTCCAAagatataaagtaaaaatgcaacaagaagagaattcactcaaattctattaaaagtaattttttgtAAGCATCACCTAAAGCAAAGCAtctgcttctctcttttttttttttttttcctgcaaGCATCTGCTTCTCTTATCCCATTCCACTTGTCCTTCTTTATTCTTCTAATTCTTTCCACTTACATAAATTCAGGTTTTTTGAAACAATAGataagtaaatatataaggaaatgaaacaagaaacaaccaaaaataaaataatttaataatatatttacgAAAAAGCTGACAAATAAGACTTTATTGAGTATATACATCGATCTTGAATTACGTTTTAACTAGTTTTTCTGTGATTTTGAGCATAATATACATCAAAACTCGGTTTGCTAAGTTTATGAATATTTGTTCTCCGTACATATACATGATACACAAAGTAAGAATCTgctcttgttttcttctagcTATAAAATTAATTCCGAAGTCAACTATCAACCTCAAACTTGTGTAATTAACCTATACAACCAATTCATCACTTGAGATTAAAAAAGTTCGtagcaaaaccaaacaaagtaATCCATTACCATCCATAGAAATTGAAGTTGCTTGAacttcaaagaaacaaagctaAACCAATTaccacaaaaagagaagatgaatgaaACCAAATCTAACCTGGAGATAGTTTACTCAAAGAAGGAAAGATCGAAGCGATATAATTGAGGGGAATGAAGCCTGGTCCGACGTCATTAACCGTAAAATGATCATTCATGTATAGACTAATGAATAAAGaagagacatatatatataatcaaatatagaTCTAAGTTAAGGGCCTCGTGCCAGACAACATTCCCCTCAAAAGGAAAAGCTTCACTGAAGAACATGGACTCCATATAAGAAAACCCTAGCTTttaacagagagagagagagagatgagcttaatttataaagaaataaaagctGAAAGAGGAGGAGACAAGAAAGCAAtgatgaaaagaagagaggGAGGATATTATTAGGAAAAGATTGTGGAAATGTAGGgggtaaaaaaaacaaaagcttaaTAAAAAGGCAATTCgaaaaagatagaaaagtcgaaaagaacaaacatatattaaagtcataatgataaaaacaatttgatgaCTTATTTCCACCTCTTTTTTTAGTTCATCTTTGAAtctaataataatgatttcaCATGTAAATCCGTGAGTCGTCAATATTCTAGCTCTTGGAATAAAATGAACGTAAAACTAtctcgtgttttttttttaaaggagtcaactattttttcttgaatatatttgattttgaatgatTACTaactaaaaccttaaaagtcTATAGTCGTCGGATCGTTTTTATTATAATGACCAAAATTAAGTCAAGGTGTCTAATGAGAAAGTCAAAAGATTAGTTGAGAAAGGACCCAATATAGGTAAATGaatgaaagataaaaaagaaagaagagtggTGAATTATTAGAACATGATTAGGTTTGGATTTGACGAAGATGTcattagagagagagagagagaagtgtcTTCACCGTCCTCATTTACTTCATGTGACAATCACATGCCTCCCATCTCTCCCTTACCCACACATACAATAAAGATACTTTcaaatacataattttaaattagtatttgacaaATACACAAATATTCTACATAGGTACAATACATAATAACTAGTAAGAAAGAccgacatttttttttttatgaatgaaAATTATTCAGCCAAAGACTacatttacaaattacaattacATGCAACTTTTTGCCAAAGTTTAAAGAGAAGATCAAAGTAAAAACAGATTGAGGTTTAGTTGGTTCGAATGTGTTTTCGTTGATACTTACGTATTTCGGTATCAAGAACACGattactaaaacaaattttgaaagcAATGTTAAATACTTTAGAAGGAGTTACGTTTTTGATTTATGAGTATTCTTTCATCTAATATTGCAAAACAAATTCGTTTAACGAAGTcatagaaaaattatttaaaattgatATACAATAATCTTTTATCTATTTAGGTAATATTCGGAAAATTTTAGATCGAAACTCATACATCTTTTTATCGGAATATCAACTTCGCAACCTTTAGAAAATCCTATGAAacacaaatctttaaaaagtCATAGAAAGCTACCATTAGACCAAAACCACTTGGTTATAGGTTTCTACTTTCTACCACTAAGATATGTAACATTATTACTCTTTGATCATATTCACTAATCATTTCGATTGTCATAACATATATCACCAAAACTCATTTgcgtttttaagtttttaatgGAACAGAGGCACACCAAACTCATTTGTGTTTCGAAGTTTTTGCTGTTCATGTTGGAGGTAGACTCAAAGTTCTTCAGGACTTAGCTCACTAGCTGACTCTGCATCCCCAAAAGGTCGCTGTATGGTTTCAGAATAGACGAGCCAGGTCCAACACCAAGCATTACGTTGGATGCCGGTTACGAGTCTCTTGAGCCTCCTCCCTATGGACAGAACCGCGTCCTTCATCTTTCTTTACAACAGCTCACATGGTGTCACTGAAAACTGGTTTTCTGCAGCTGCAGGAGAACCAAGTATTGATATGGAGACTATAAAAGCAGAGCCATAGTGTCTGATTAAACGAAGCAGAGCCATAGTATCTGATTAAACTACAAATCTGTATGATCCCTTGGTAGTTGAAATAGTAAAAGCGTGAAGGAAGTGATCAAAGACATTTATCAAAATGTGTTTGTAAGAATGGTTGAGAAAAGGAAATATATCTTTGAGAGCATGGTTTTCGGTGATGAGAACTATTGGAAATAGTAACACAA includes:
- a CDS encoding alpha/beta-Hydrolases superfamily protein (alpha/beta-Hydrolases superfamily protein; FUNCTIONS IN: hydrolase activity; LOCATED IN: endomembrane system; EXPRESSED IN: 9 plant structures; EXPRESSED DURING: 4 anthesis, C globular stage, petal differentiation and expansion stage, LP.08 eight leaves visible; CONTAINS InterPro DOMAIN/s: Alpha/beta hydrolase fold-1 (InterPro:IPR000073); BEST Arabidopsis thaliana protein match is: alpha/beta-Hydrolases superfamily protein (TAIR:AT1G64670.1); Has 1807 Blast hits to 1807 proteins in 277 species: Archae - 0; Bacteria - 0; Metazoa - 736; Fungi - 347; Plants - 385; Viruses - 0; Other Eukaryotes - 339 (source: NCBI BLink).) gives rise to the protein MGIARWLNRTVGFFVFALLDIADFLLCYTYKTLDYFLESERKPCYCSSPPEAKAKTEKIIVSERGGYSKVVSLTRSKIHFDEISDTLYSRGPSLLTRLSKLVRSVKCFNYKGLIMRGNVVESCDHHESKKKISKGKKRLMTLNSTVIEKSSTAPRWSDCHCSFCTSWLTSTNRDSLFVKVQQPKDNKKARDNVVFIHGFVSSSAFWTETLFPNFSDSAKSNYRFIAVDLLGYGRSPKPNDSLYTLREHLEMIEKSVISKFKLKTFHIVAHSLGCILALALAVKHPGAIKSLTLLAPPYYKVPKGVQPAQYVMREVARKEVWPPMQFGASVLSWYEHLGRTIGLVLIKNHQLIEFVTRLLTLNRMRTYLIEGFLCHTHNGSFHTLHNIIFGSGAKLDSYLDHVRDHVDCDVAIFHGGKDELIPVECSYSVKSKVPRATVHVIPDKDHITIVVGRQKDFARELELIWQRTKST
- a CDS encoding uncharacterized protein (unknown protein; LOCATED IN: endomembrane system; Has 30201 Blast hits to 17322 proteins in 780 species: Archae - 12; Bacteria - 1396; Metazoa - 17338; Fungi - 3422; Plants - 5037; Viruses - 0; Other Eukaryotes - 2996 (source: NCBI BLink).), translated to MPVTSLLSLLPMDRTASFIFLYNSSHGVTENWFSAAAGEPSIDMETIKAEP